In Pseudomonas rhizosphaerae, one DNA window encodes the following:
- the tpiA gene encoding triose-phosphate isomerase, giving the protein MRRPMVAGNWKMHGTRASVAELLEGLSDQSLPDSVEVAVFPPLLFIDRVVEGLQNGKIAVGAQNCAVQAEQGALTGETASSQLVDAGCSLVLVGHSERRQVIGEGEQQLIEKFRAAQAAGLTPVLCIGETLEEREAGQTLNIVGSQLGSVIAALGIEAFTHAVIAYEPVWAIGTGLTATPQQAQDVHAAIRAQLTAADAKVAQAVRLLYGGSVKAANAAELFGMPDIDGGLIGGASLNADDFGAICRAAGN; this is encoded by the coding sequence ATGCGTCGCCCCATGGTAGCTGGTAACTGGAAAATGCATGGTACCCGCGCCAGCGTCGCTGAGCTGCTCGAGGGCCTGTCTGATCAGTCCCTGCCCGACTCTGTCGAGGTTGCGGTATTTCCACCTTTGCTGTTCATCGACCGCGTTGTCGAGGGGCTGCAGAACGGCAAGATCGCCGTTGGTGCGCAAAACTGTGCGGTCCAGGCCGAGCAAGGTGCGCTGACTGGTGAAACGGCTTCGAGCCAGTTGGTCGATGCCGGTTGTTCGCTGGTGTTGGTCGGTCACTCCGAGCGTCGCCAGGTCATTGGCGAAGGCGAGCAGCAACTGATCGAGAAATTCCGCGCCGCGCAAGCGGCCGGCCTGACGCCAGTGCTTTGCATAGGGGAAACCCTGGAAGAGCGCGAAGCCGGTCAGACATTGAATATTGTCGGCAGTCAGTTGGGCAGTGTCATTGCAGCCCTGGGTATCGAAGCTTTCACCCATGCGGTGATTGCCTACGAGCCGGTCTGGGCCATTGGCACCGGGCTGACTGCCACGCCGCAACAGGCTCAGGATGTGCACGCTGCCATTCGGGCCCAGTTGACGGCAGCAGATGCCAAGGTCGCACAAGCTGTGCGGCTGTTGTACGGCGGTAGCGTCAAAGCGGCCAATGCGGCCGAACTGTTCGGCATGCCGGATATCGATGGGGGCCTCATTGGTGGTGCTTCCCTGAATGCAGATGATTTCGGTGCGATCTGTCGCGCCGCGGGAAACTGA
- the rbfA gene encoding 30S ribosome-binding factor RbfA, producing the protein MAKEYSRTQRIGDQMQRELAQLIRREVKDPRVGLVTITAVEVSRDVGHAKVFITVMGQDSAADIAQSIKVLNSAAGFLRMQLAKEMKLRSVPQLHFHYDESVSRGAHLSALIERAVAEDSQHPADESAKESKE; encoded by the coding sequence ATGGCAAAAGAATACAGCCGTACCCAGCGCATCGGTGATCAGATGCAGCGCGAACTGGCGCAACTGATCCGTCGCGAAGTCAAGGATCCACGCGTTGGCCTGGTCACCATCACGGCGGTGGAAGTCAGCCGCGATGTCGGCCATGCCAAGGTGTTCATCACCGTCATGGGCCAGGACAGCGCCGCCGATATCGCCCAGAGCATCAAGGTATTGAACTCCGCCGCCGGCTTCCTGCGCATGCAGTTGGCCAAGGAAATGAAGCTGCGCAGCGTGCCGCAGCTGCACTTCCATTATGACGAGAGCGTGAGCCGTGGTGCTCATCTGTCGGCGTTGATCGAACGTGCCGTCGCCGAAGACAGCCAGCATCCGGCGGACGAGTCGGCCAAAGAGTCCAAGGAGTAA
- the secG gene encoding preprotein translocase subunit SecG translates to MLETVVVVLHLLGALSVVALVLLQQGKGADAGASFGAGASNTVFGSQGSSTFLSKFTAILAACFFITSLGLGYFAKEKAQQLTQVGLPDPAVIEAPRQKPAADDVPVLQEQKTNAAPAADVPQAQEQK, encoded by the coding sequence ATGCTGGAAACAGTCGTAGTCGTTCTTCATCTGTTGGGTGCACTGAGCGTCGTCGCTCTGGTTTTGCTGCAGCAGGGCAAAGGTGCGGACGCTGGCGCGTCATTCGGAGCAGGTGCATCAAATACTGTCTTCGGAAGCCAAGGTTCCTCTACCTTTCTGAGTAAGTTTACTGCTATACTTGCCGCCTGTTTCTTCATAACCAGCCTGGGCTTAGGTTACTTTGCTAAAGAGAAAGCTCAACAGCTGACTCAAGTAGGTTTGCCAGATCCAGCGGTTATCGAAGCACCTAGGCAAAAGCCGGCAGCAGATGATGTTCCGGTGCTTCAAGAGCAAAAGACCAATGCAGCTCCTGCTGCTGACGTTCCTCAGGCTCAAGAGCAAAAATGA
- the rimP gene encoding ribosome maturation factor RimP translates to MSSKLEQLQALLAPVVVALGYECWGIEFSAQGRHSLLRVYIDKEGGVLVDDCAIVSRQLSGVLDVEDPITVEYTLEVSSPGMERPLFTIEQFAAYAGAQVKIKLRTPFEGRRNFQGLLHGVEDQDVVIRVDEHEFLLPIDSIDKANIIPSFD, encoded by the coding sequence GTGTCGAGCAAGCTAGAACAGTTGCAGGCCTTGTTGGCCCCGGTGGTCGTGGCCCTTGGCTATGAATGCTGGGGTATTGAGTTTTCGGCTCAAGGCCGCCATTCACTTTTGCGTGTCTATATCGATAAAGAGGGCGGAGTGCTGGTGGACGATTGCGCCATTGTCAGCCGCCAGCTCAGTGGTGTATTGGACGTTGAAGATCCCATCACCGTTGAATACACACTTGAAGTTTCTTCTCCAGGCATGGAACGCCCGCTGTTCACCATCGAACAGTTTGCAGCGTACGCCGGAGCACAAGTAAAGATAAAGCTGCGGACGCCTTTCGAAGGACGGCGCAACTTTCAGGGCCTTCTCCACGGTGTGGAGGACCAGGATGTCGTGATTCGAGTAGACGAACACGAATTCCTGCTGCCGATCGATTCGATCGACAAGGCCAATATCATTCCCAGTTTTGACTGA
- the infB gene encoding translation initiation factor IF-2 — translation MTQVTVKELAQEVAAPVERLLQQMREAGLPHTDAGQVVTDNEKQALLAHLKSSHKAKAEEPRKITLQRKTQSTLRVAGSKSISVEVRKKKVFVQRSPEEIQAEQKRELEERRAAENAARQKAEAEARARDDAAKPAAGATAPAAPVSPAPAPSAPSVDVAAVAPAPAPERKKDEPPRRPDKPRSDDRRSGGGGADGERKNQPHRATVKEKAPTPRAAPRTTDEESDGFRRGGRGKGKLKKRNAHGFQSPTGPLVRDVKIGETISVGDLAAQMSVKAAEIIKFMFKLGTPATINQVLDQETAQLVAEELGHKVTLVSDTALEDSLAESLKFEGEAFARAPVVTVMGHVDHGKTSLLDYIRRAKVAAGEAGGITQHIGAYHVETERGMVTFLDTPGHAAFTAMRARGAKATDIVILVVAADDGVMPQTIEAVQHAKAAGVPLVVAVNKIDKPGADLDRIRSELSVHGVTSEEWGGDTPFVPVSAKQGTGVDELLEAVLLQAEVLELTATPSAPGRGVVVESRLDKGRGPVATVLVQDGTLRQGDMVLVGSNYGRVRAMLDENGKPIKEAGPAIPVEILGLDGTPDAGDEMSVVADEKKAREVALFRQGKFREVKLARAHAGKLENIFENMGQEEKKTLNIVLKSDVRGSLEALQGALNGLGNDEVQVRVVGGGVGGITESDANLALASTAVLFGFNVRADAGARKIVEQEGLDMRYYNVIYDIIEDVKKALTGMLGSDVRENILGIAEVRDVFRSPKFGAIAGCMVIEGVVFRNRPIRVLREDIVIFEGELESLRRFKDDASEVRAGMECGIGVKSYNDVKVGDKIEVFEKVQVARTL, via the coding sequence ATGACGCAAGTCACGGTGAAAGAATTGGCCCAAGAGGTCGCCGCACCGGTAGAGCGCCTGCTTCAGCAGATGCGTGAGGCAGGTCTGCCGCACACCGACGCCGGACAAGTTGTGACCGACAATGAGAAGCAGGCTCTGCTGGCTCATTTGAAAAGCAGCCACAAGGCGAAAGCGGAAGAACCGCGCAAGATTACCTTGCAGCGCAAGACCCAAAGCACCCTGCGTGTGGCCGGTAGCAAGAGCATCAGCGTAGAAGTACGCAAGAAGAAAGTATTCGTTCAGCGCAGCCCGGAAGAAATCCAGGCCGAGCAGAAGCGTGAGCTCGAAGAGCGTCGTGCCGCGGAGAACGCTGCCCGCCAAAAAGCCGAAGCTGAAGCCCGCGCACGTGACGACGCAGCCAAGCCAGCGGCAGGTGCAACCGCGCCTGCGGCGCCGGTATCGCCTGCGCCAGCACCTTCGGCACCCAGTGTCGATGTGGCCGCCGTCGCTCCTGCACCTGCCCCGGAACGCAAGAAGGACGAGCCACCGCGTCGCCCCGACAAACCACGCAGTGACGATCGTCGCAGCGGTGGCGGTGGTGCCGATGGCGAGCGCAAGAACCAGCCGCATCGTGCCACCGTCAAGGAAAAGGCTCCGACGCCGCGCGCCGCGCCTCGTACCACCGACGAAGAGAGCGATGGCTTCCGTCGTGGCGGTCGTGGCAAGGGCAAGCTGAAGAAGCGCAACGCCCACGGTTTCCAGAGCCCTACCGGCCCACTGGTACGTGACGTGAAAATCGGCGAGACCATCTCTGTCGGCGATCTGGCCGCACAGATGTCGGTGAAGGCTGCCGAGATCATCAAGTTCATGTTCAAGCTGGGCACGCCAGCCACCATCAACCAGGTGCTGGATCAGGAAACTGCCCAGCTGGTTGCCGAGGAACTGGGCCACAAAGTGACCCTGGTCAGCGACACCGCCCTGGAAGATTCCCTGGCCGAATCGCTGAAGTTCGAAGGTGAAGCCTTCGCTCGTGCACCGGTCGTGACCGTCATGGGCCACGTCGACCACGGCAAGACCTCGCTGCTCGACTACATCCGTCGTGCCAAGGTCGCTGCAGGCGAAGCCGGCGGCATCACTCAGCACATTGGTGCCTACCACGTCGAAACCGAACGCGGCATGGTCACCTTCCTCGACACCCCGGGCCACGCTGCGTTTACCGCGATGCGTGCCCGTGGTGCCAAGGCGACGGACATCGTGATCCTGGTGGTCGCGGCGGACGACGGCGTGATGCCGCAAACCATCGAAGCCGTTCAGCATGCGAAAGCCGCTGGCGTGCCGCTGGTGGTCGCGGTGAACAAGATCGACAAGCCAGGTGCCGACCTGGACCGTATCCGCAGCGAGCTGTCGGTACACGGTGTGACTTCCGAAGAGTGGGGCGGTGACACCCCGTTCGTACCGGTTTCGGCCAAGCAGGGTACCGGCGTCGACGAATTGCTCGAAGCCGTGTTGCTGCAAGCTGAAGTGCTGGAACTGACCGCAACGCCATCGGCTCCTGGCCGGGGTGTGGTCGTCGAATCACGCCTGGACAAGGGCCGCGGTCCAGTGGCCACCGTGCTGGTTCAGGACGGTACGCTGCGTCAGGGTGACATGGTACTGGTCGGTTCGAACTACGGCCGCGTACGTGCCATGCTCGACGAGAACGGCAAGCCGATCAAGGAAGCCGGTCCGGCCATTCCGGTCGAGATCCTGGGCCTTGACGGTACCCCGGATGCTGGCGACGAGATGAGCGTGGTGGCCGACGAGAAGAAAGCCCGTGAAGTGGCTCTGTTCCGTCAAGGCAAGTTCCGCGAAGTCAAGCTGGCCCGTGCTCACGCCGGCAAGCTGGAAAACATCTTCGAGAACATGGGTCAGGAAGAGAAGAAGACGCTTAACATCGTCCTCAAATCCGACGTCCGTGGATCGCTGGAAGCGTTGCAAGGTGCCTTGAACGGCCTGGGCAACGACGAAGTGCAAGTGCGTGTGGTCGGTGGCGGCGTCGGTGGTATCACTGAATCCGATGCCAACCTGGCCCTGGCTTCGACAGCGGTACTGTTCGGCTTCAACGTGCGGGCCGATGCCGGCGCGCGCAAGATCGTCGAGCAGGAAGGTCTGGATATGCGTTACTACAACGTGATCTACGACATCATCGAAGACGTCAAGAAAGCCCTGACCGGTATGCTCGGCAGCGATGTTCGCGAGAACATCCTGGGTATCGCCGAAGTGCGTGACGTGTTCCGTTCGCCGAAGTTCGGTGCGATCGCTGGTTGCATGGTCATCGAGGGTGTGGTCTTCCGCAACCGTCCGATCCGTGTACTGCGCGAAGACATCGTGATCTTCGAAGGCGAGCTGGAATCGCTGCGTCGCTTCAAGGACGATGCGTCCGAAGTGCGTGCCGGCATGGAATGCGGTATCGGCGTCAAGAGCTACAACGACGTCAAGGTCGGTGACAAGATCGAAGTCTTCGAGAAAGTCCAAGTGGCCCGTACCCTCTAA
- the truB gene encoding tRNA pseudouridine(55) synthase TruB, whose amino-acid sequence MAQVKRIRRNVSGIILLDKPLGFTSNAALQKVRWLLNAEKAGHTGSLDPLATGVLPLCFGEATKFSQYLLDSDKGYETLAQLGKTTTTADAEGEVLQTREVTVGHSDIEAVLPRFRGPISQIPPMYSALKRDGQPLYKLARAGEVVEREPRSVTIARLELLGCEQTTARFAVDCSKGTYIRTLVEDIGEALGCGAYVAELRRTQAGPFALAQTVTLEELEAVHAEGGHEAVDRFLLPSDSGLQDWPLLQFSEHSAFYWLHGQPVRAPEAPKFGMVRVQDHNGRFIGIGEVSEDGRIAPRRLIRSE is encoded by the coding sequence GTGGCTCAGGTCAAGCGTATACGTCGCAATGTCAGCGGCATCATCCTGCTGGACAAGCCGCTGGGGTTTACCTCCAACGCTGCGCTGCAGAAAGTGCGCTGGTTACTCAATGCCGAAAAGGCCGGTCACACCGGCAGTCTCGATCCATTGGCGACCGGTGTGCTGCCGTTGTGCTTTGGCGAGGCAACCAAGTTTTCCCAGTACCTGCTCGATTCCGACAAGGGTTACGAGACACTGGCGCAGCTGGGCAAGACCACGACCACGGCCGACGCCGAGGGCGAGGTTCTGCAGACCCGCGAGGTGACCGTCGGTCACTCCGACATCGAGGCCGTATTGCCTCGGTTCCGCGGGCCGATCAGCCAGATACCGCCGATGTACTCCGCACTCAAGCGTGACGGGCAGCCACTGTACAAGCTGGCACGTGCGGGTGAAGTAGTGGAGCGCGAGCCGCGTTCTGTTACTATTGCGCGTCTCGAATTGCTCGGCTGCGAGCAGACCACTGCGCGGTTCGCCGTGGACTGCAGCAAAGGCACCTACATTCGGACCCTGGTCGAGGACATCGGCGAGGCGTTGGGATGCGGAGCCTACGTTGCAGAGCTGCGTCGGACCCAGGCGGGTCCGTTCGCGCTGGCGCAGACGGTTACGCTCGAAGAGCTCGAGGCAGTGCACGCCGAAGGCGGACACGAGGCAGTGGACAGGTTCCTGCTGCCTTCGGACAGCGGCTTGCAGGATTGGCCGCTGTTGCAGTTCTCGGAGCACAGTGCGTTCTACTGGCTCCACGGCCAGCCGGTGAGGGCGCCTGAAGCGCCCAAGTTCGGCATGGTGCGGGTACAGGATCACAATGGTCGCTTCATCGGTATCGGTGAAGTGAGCGAAGACGGGCGCATTGCGCCGCGTCGCTTGATTCGGTCGGAATGA
- the nusA gene encoding transcription termination factor NusA — MSKEVLLVVESVSNEKGVPAGVIFEALEIALATATKKRFEDEVDLRVEINRHTGSYETFRRWTVVEEADLDDPAIETWPSKVVLTHPEAKVGDVIEEKIDSIEFGRIAAQTAKQVIVQKVREAERAQVVDAYRERLGEIISGTVKKVTRDNVIVDLGNNAEALLAREDIISRETFRVGVRLRALLKEIRTENRGPQLILSRTAPEMLIELFRIEVPEIAEGLIEVMAASRDPGSRAKIAVRSKDKRIDPQGACIGMRGSRVQAVSGELGGERVDIVLWDDNPAQFVINAMSPAEVAAIIVDEDAHAMDIAVGADNLAQAIGRGGQNVRLASQLTGWTLNVMTESDIQAKQQAETGDILRNFIDELEVDEELAQVLVDEGFTSLEEIAYVPLEEMLNIDGFDEDIVNELRARAKDRLLTKAIATEEKLADAHPAEDLLSLEGMDKDLAMELAVRGVVTREDLAEQSIDDLLDIDGIDQDRAGKLIMAARAHWFE, encoded by the coding sequence ATGAGCAAAGAAGTACTGCTGGTTGTTGAGTCGGTATCCAATGAAAAGGGTGTACCGGCAGGCGTAATATTCGAAGCGCTGGAGATTGCTCTGGCGACCGCGACCAAGAAACGCTTCGAAGACGAAGTGGATCTTCGCGTGGAAATCAATCGCCACACCGGCTCCTATGAAACCTTCCGTCGCTGGACGGTCGTCGAGGAAGCCGACCTGGACGATCCGGCCATCGAAACCTGGCCGAGCAAGGTTGTATTGACCCATCCCGAAGCCAAGGTGGGTGACGTCATCGAAGAGAAGATCGACTCCATCGAGTTCGGTCGCATCGCTGCACAGACCGCCAAGCAGGTCATCGTGCAGAAAGTTCGCGAAGCCGAGCGCGCCCAGGTGGTGGACGCTTACCGCGAACGTCTGGGCGAGATCATCTCGGGTACGGTCAAGAAAGTGACCCGCGACAACGTCATCGTCGACCTGGGCAACAACGCCGAGGCCCTGTTGGCTCGGGAAGATATCATTTCGCGCGAAACCTTCCGCGTCGGTGTGCGTCTGCGCGCACTGCTCAAGGAAATTCGTACCGAAAACCGTGGCCCTCAACTGATTCTTTCGCGTACCGCGCCGGAAATGCTCATCGAGCTGTTCCGCATCGAGGTGCCGGAAATCGCTGAAGGCCTCATTGAAGTCATGGCCGCATCCCGTGATCCGGGTTCGCGCGCCAAGATCGCCGTTCGCTCCAAGGACAAGCGCATCGACCCGCAAGGTGCCTGTATCGGCATGCGCGGATCGCGTGTGCAGGCTGTGTCCGGCGAGTTGGGCGGCGAGCGCGTCGACATCGTCCTCTGGGACGATAACCCGGCACAGTTCGTCATCAATGCCATGTCCCCGGCGGAAGTCGCGGCCATCATCGTCGACGAAGACGCCCATGCCATGGACATCGCCGTGGGCGCCGACAACCTGGCTCAGGCCATTGGTCGTGGTGGGCAGAACGTACGTCTGGCCAGCCAGTTGACCGGCTGGACCCTTAACGTGATGACCGAATCGGACATCCAGGCCAAGCAGCAAGCGGAAACCGGTGACATCCTGCGCAACTTCATCGACGAGCTGGAAGTCGATGAAGAACTGGCCCAGGTACTGGTTGACGAAGGCTTCACAAGCCTGGAAGAGATTGCCTACGTACCGTTGGAAGAAATGCTCAACATCGACGGCTTTGACGAAGACATCGTCAACGAGCTTCGCGCTCGGGCCAAGGATCGTTTGTTGACCAAAGCCATCGCTACAGAGGAAAAGCTGGCAGACGCCCATCCGGCCGAAGACCTGCTCTCGCTTGAGGGTATGGACAAGGATTTGGCGATGGAACTGGCGGTGCGCGGCGTAGTTACCCGCGAAGACCTGGCCGAGCAGTCGATTGACGACCTGCTCGACATCGACGGCATTGACCAAGATCGTGCCGGCAAGTTGATCATGGCCGCCCGAGCCCATTGGTTCGAGTAA
- the pnp gene encoding polyribonucleotide nucleotidyltransferase produces MNPVIKTFQFGQSTVTLETGRIARQASGAVLVTVDNDVTVLVTVVGAKQADPGKGFFPLSVHYQEKTYAAGKIPGGFFKREGRPSEKETLTSRLIDRPIRPLFPEGFMNEVQVVCTVVSTSKKTDPDIAAMIGTSAALAISGIPFDGPIGAARVAFHESTGYLLNPTYEQQQASSLDMVVAGTKDAVLMVESEAKELTEDQMLGAVLFAHDEFQSVIKAVGELAAEAAKPTWSWTPKAWNTELIGAIRGEFGDAVSQAYTITVKAERYAKLGELRDQVIAKFSGEEGQPTAAEVKEIFGEIEYRTVRENIVNGKPRIDGRDTKTVRPLNIEVGVLPKTHGSALFTRGETQALVVATLGTARDAQLLDTLEGEKKDPFMLHYNFPPFSVGECGRMGGAGRREIGHGRLARRSVQAMLPAADVFPYTIRVVSEITESNGSSSMASVCGASLALMDAGVPMKAPVAGIAMGLVKEGEKFAILTDILGDEDHLGDMDFKVAGTAKGVTALQMDIKINGITEEIMEIALGQALEARLNILGQMNQVIGTSRTELSENAPTMIAMKIDTDKIRDVIGKGGATIRAICEETKASIDIEDDGSIKIFGESKEAAEAARQRVLGITAEAEIGKIYVGKVERIVDFGAFVNILPGKDGLVHISMLSDARVEKVTDILKEGQEVEVLVLDVDNRGRIKLSIKDVAAAKASGV; encoded by the coding sequence GTGAACCCGGTAATCAAGACGTTTCAATTCGGTCAATCGACCGTAACCCTCGAAACGGGCCGCATTGCCCGTCAAGCCTCCGGCGCCGTGCTGGTCACCGTCGACAACGACGTGACCGTGCTGGTCACCGTGGTAGGTGCCAAGCAAGCCGATCCAGGCAAGGGCTTTTTCCCGCTGTCCGTGCACTACCAGGAAAAGACCTACGCTGCCGGCAAGATTCCCGGTGGTTTCTTCAAGCGTGAAGGCCGTCCTTCCGAGAAAGAAACCCTGACCTCGCGTTTGATCGATCGCCCGATCCGCCCGCTGTTCCCCGAAGGCTTCATGAACGAAGTGCAGGTTGTCTGCACCGTTGTCTCCACCAGCAAGAAGACCGATCCGGACATCGCTGCCATGATCGGTACCTCGGCAGCCCTGGCCATCTCCGGCATCCCGTTCGACGGCCCGATTGGCGCCGCGCGCGTGGCCTTCCACGAGAGCACTGGCTACCTGCTGAACCCGACCTACGAGCAGCAGCAGGCTTCCAGCCTGGACATGGTCGTGGCCGGTACCAAAGACGCCGTGCTGATGGTTGAATCGGAAGCCAAGGAGCTGACCGAAGACCAGATGCTGGGCGCCGTACTGTTCGCCCACGACGAATTCCAGTCGGTGATCAAGGCCGTTGGCGAGCTGGCTGCAGAAGCCGCCAAGCCAACCTGGAGCTGGACGCCGAAAGCCTGGAACACCGAGCTGATCGGCGCGATCCGTGGCGAATTCGGCGACGCCGTTTCCCAGGCCTACACCATCACCGTCAAGGCCGAGCGCTACGCCAAGCTGGGCGAGCTGCGTGACCAGGTGATCGCCAAGTTCTCCGGCGAAGAAGGTCAGCCGACCGCAGCCGAAGTGAAGGAAATCTTCGGCGAGATCGAGTACCGCACCGTTCGCGAAAACATCGTCAACGGCAAGCCGCGTATCGACGGTCGCGACACCAAAACCGTGCGTCCGCTGAACATCGAAGTCGGCGTGCTGCCGAAAACCCACGGTTCGGCCCTGTTCACCCGTGGTGAAACCCAGGCGCTGGTCGTCGCGACCCTTGGCACTGCCCGCGACGCACAGCTGCTGGACACCCTGGAAGGCGAGAAGAAAGACCCCTTCATGTTGCACTACAACTTCCCTCCATTCTCGGTGGGCGAGTGTGGCCGCATGGGCGGCGCAGGCCGTCGTGAGATCGGTCACGGCCGTCTGGCTCGTCGTTCGGTACAGGCCATGCTGCCAGCCGCCGACGTGTTCCCGTACACCATCCGCGTGGTATCGGAAATCACCGAGTCCAACGGTTCCAGCTCCATGGCCTCGGTCTGCGGTGCTTCCCTGGCCCTGATGGACGCCGGTGTGCCGATGAAGGCGCCGGTGGCCGGTATCGCCATGGGTCTGGTCAAGGAAGGCGAGAAGTTCGCCATCCTGACCGACATCCTGGGTGACGAAGATCACCTGGGCGACATGGACTTCAAGGTCGCCGGTACTGCCAAGGGCGTCACCGCGCTGCAGATGGACATCAAGATCAACGGCATCACTGAAGAGATCATGGAGATCGCCCTGGGCCAGGCCCTGGAAGCGCGCCTGAACATCCTCGGCCAGATGAACCAGGTCATCGGTACCTCGCGTACCGAACTGTCGGAAAACGCTCCGACCATGATCGCCATGAAGATCGACACCGACAAGATCCGCGACGTGATCGGCAAGGGCGGCGCAACCATCCGTGCCATCTGCGAGGAAACCAAGGCTTCGATCGACATCGAAGACGACGGCTCGATCAAGATCTTCGGCGAGTCCAAGGAAGCCGCTGAAGCTGCTCGTCAGCGCGTTCTGGGCATCACCGCAGAAGCCGAAATCGGCAAGATCTACGTCGGCAAGGTCGAGCGCATCGTCGACTTCGGTGCATTCGTCAACATCCTGCCTGGCAAGGATGGCCTGGTTCACATCTCCATGCTCAGCGATGCACGCGTAGAGAAAGTGACCGACATCCTCAAGGAAGGTCAGGAAGTCGAAGTGCTGGTACTGGACGTCGACAACCGCGGCCGCATCAAGCTGTCCATCAAGGACGTTGCTGCTGCCAAGGCTTCGGGCGTCTAA
- the glmM gene encoding phosphoglucosamine mutase, whose product MSRKYFGTDGIRGRVGEYPITPDFMLKLGWAAGMAFRKMGACRVLVGKDTRISGYMFESALEAGLSAAGADVLLLGPMPTPAIAYLTRTFHAEAGIVISASHNPHDDNGIKFFSGQGTKLPDEVESMIEELMDAPMTVAESSKLGKVSRINDAAGRYIEFCKSSVPTTTDFAGLKLVIDCAHGATYKVAPNVFRELGAQVTVLSAAPDGLNINDNCGSTHMEALQAAVLIGHADLGIAFDGDGDRVLMVDHTGAIVDGDDLLFIIARDLQERGKLHGGVVGTLMSNLGLELAFQDLSIPFVRASVGDRYVMAELKERDWQLGGENSGHIVCCHHTTTGDAIIAALQVLLALKRRDETLAHARQGLRKCPQVLVNVRFAGGDVNPVEHPSVKEACERVTQAMGGRGRVLLRKSGTEPLVRVMVEGDDEKVVRGYADELARLVSEVCA is encoded by the coding sequence ATGAGCAGGAAATATTTTGGCACCGACGGCATTCGTGGCCGTGTCGGCGAGTACCCGATTACCCCTGACTTCATGCTCAAGCTGGGCTGGGCCGCTGGCATGGCGTTCCGCAAGATGGGCGCCTGCCGTGTGCTGGTTGGCAAGGACACGCGTATTTCCGGCTACATGTTCGAGTCCGCATTGGAGGCTGGCCTGTCCGCAGCCGGTGCCGACGTCCTGCTGCTAGGTCCGATGCCGACGCCTGCCATTGCCTACCTGACCCGCACCTTCCATGCCGAGGCCGGCATCGTCATCAGCGCGTCGCACAACCCGCACGATGACAATGGCATCAAGTTCTTCTCGGGCCAGGGCACCAAGCTGCCGGACGAAGTCGAGTCGATGATCGAAGAACTCATGGATGCACCCATGACCGTGGCCGAATCCAGCAAGTTGGGCAAGGTATCGCGGATCAACGATGCCGCTGGCCGTTACATCGAATTCTGCAAGAGCAGCGTGCCCACCACCACCGACTTCGCCGGTCTCAAGCTGGTGATCGACTGCGCCCACGGTGCTACCTACAAGGTCGCACCCAACGTGTTTCGCGAGTTGGGCGCGCAGGTCACCGTGCTGTCTGCGGCGCCCGATGGCCTGAACATCAACGACAATTGCGGCTCCACCCACATGGAGGCGCTGCAAGCCGCCGTGCTAATCGGGCACGCCGACCTGGGCATCGCCTTCGATGGTGACGGCGACCGCGTACTGATGGTCGACCACACCGGTGCCATCGTCGACGGCGACGACCTGCTGTTCATCATCGCCCGCGACCTCCAGGAGCGCGGCAAGCTCCACGGTGGCGTAGTTGGTACCCTGATGAGCAACCTGGGCCTGGAACTGGCCTTCCAGGACCTCTCCATTCCGTTCGTGCGCGCCAGTGTCGGCGACCGCTACGTGATGGCCGAGCTCAAGGAGCGCGACTGGCAGCTGGGCGGCGAGAACTCCGGACACATCGTGTGCTGCCATCACACCACCACCGGCGACGCGATCATTGCCGCGTTGCAGGTGCTGTTGGCCCTCAAGCGCCGCGACGAGACCCTCGCCCATGCCCGCCAAGGGCTGCGCAAGTGCCCGCAGGTCCTGGTCAACGTGCGTTTTGCCGGTGGCGACGTCAATCCGGTCGAGCATCCTTCGGTCAAGGAGGCGTGCGAGCGCGTCACCCAGGCCATGGGCGGTCGTGGGCGCGTACTGTTGCGCAAGTCCGGCACCGAGCCGCTGGTGCGGGTCATGGTCGAAGGCGACGACGAAAAGGTCGTGCGCGGCTATGCCGATGAGCTCGCCAGATTGGTGAGTGAAGTTTGCGCCTGA
- the rpsO gene encoding 30S ribosomal protein S15, with protein MALSVEDKAQIVADYQQAVGDTGSPEVQVALLTHNINKLQGHFKANGKDHHSRRGLIRMVNQRRKLLDYLKGKDVTRYSALIGRLGLRR; from the coding sequence ATGGCTCTTAGCGTTGAAGACAAAGCTCAAATCGTTGCCGACTACCAGCAAGCCGTTGGTGATACCGGTTCGCCAGAAGTGCAGGTTGCACTGCTGACGCACAACATCAACAAGCTGCAGGGTCACTTCAAGGCCAACGGCAAAGACCACCACTCGCGTCGTGGCCTGATCCGCATGGTCAACCAGCGCCGCAAGCTGCTGGACTACCTGAAGGGCAAGGACGTCACCCGTTACAGCGCCCTGATCGGTCGTCTGGGTCTGCGTCGCTAA